One Halorientalis litorea DNA segment encodes these proteins:
- a CDS encoding HD domain-containing protein, translating to MKSIKDSVHDHIEVRGVARDLLDTPPVQRLRHLKQLGTVTLVYPSANHTRFEHSLGVYHLADEALGHLGIEGQQAERVRAAALLHDVGHGPYSHNLESLTHRRTGKWHDDVHGLLGTGEVASVLTDHGLNPDAVADLVAGDGKLGQLVSGELDVDRMDYLVRDAHHTGVPYGTIDHERLVRELRFRDGELVLAEGNVQTAESLLVARALMTPTVYGHHTARIAKSMLRRAAERLLAETDDDAETLRRMDDHDLLVALRECDETAAVAERLTYRDLYKRAVWAEMGDVPEALIAADHDDIRAEERAIADEAEVDPAAVTLDVPARPEMTESTSRVVVNGEIRPLGDQSALVGALRAVQRDQWRLGVYAPEDAAERVGHAASRVLGLDIDGSLVSDTRPGVHATLDDFGGER from the coding sequence ATGAAGAGCATCAAGGACAGCGTCCACGACCACATCGAGGTCCGTGGCGTGGCGCGCGACTTGCTGGACACGCCGCCGGTCCAGCGGTTGCGGCACCTGAAACAACTCGGGACGGTGACGCTGGTCTACCCCTCGGCGAACCACACGCGGTTCGAGCACTCCCTCGGCGTCTACCACCTCGCGGACGAGGCACTCGGCCACCTCGGCATCGAGGGCCAACAGGCCGAACGGGTCCGGGCCGCGGCACTCCTCCACGACGTCGGCCACGGACCCTACAGCCACAACCTCGAATCACTCACCCACCGCCGGACCGGCAAGTGGCACGACGACGTACACGGACTGCTCGGGACGGGAGAGGTCGCAAGCGTCCTGACGGACCACGGGCTGAACCCCGACGCGGTGGCCGACCTCGTGGCCGGCGACGGGAAACTCGGCCAACTCGTCTCCGGCGAACTCGACGTGGACCGGATGGACTACCTCGTGCGGGACGCCCACCACACCGGCGTCCCCTACGGGACCATCGACCACGAGCGACTGGTCCGGGAACTGCGCTTCCGGGACGGCGAACTCGTCCTCGCCGAGGGGAACGTCCAGACGGCCGAGAGTCTGCTCGTCGCGCGCGCACTGATGACGCCGACGGTGTACGGGCACCACACCGCCCGCATCGCCAAGTCGATGCTCCGGCGGGCCGCCGAGCGACTGCTCGCGGAGACCGACGACGACGCCGAGACGCTCCGGCGGATGGACGACCACGACCTCCTCGTCGCGCTCAGGGAGTGCGACGAGACGGCGGCCGTGGCCGAGCGACTGACCTACCGCGACCTCTACAAGCGCGCCGTCTGGGCGGAGATGGGCGACGTGCCCGAGGCCCTCATCGCGGCCGACCACGACGACATCCGGGCCGAGGAACGCGCAATCGCCGACGAGGCGGAAGTCGACCCCGCCGCGGTCACCCTCGACGTGCCCGCGCGGCCGGAGATGACCGAATCGACCAGCCGCGTCGTCGTCAACGGGGAGATACGGCCACTCGGCGACCAGTCCGCGCTCGTCGGGGCACTCCGTGCGGTCCAGCGCGACCAGTGGCGACTCGGGGTGTACGCGCCCGAAGACGCCGCGGAACGGGTCGGTCACGCCGCCAGCCGCGTCCTCGGCCTCGACATCGACGGGTCGCTCGTCAGCGACACGCGGCCCGGCGTCCACGCCACGCTCGACGATTTCGGAGGGGAGCGATGA
- a CDS encoding triphosphoribosyl-dephospho-CoA synthase — MSADPPGPPPRRGVAANAQLALLLEVTGTPKPGNVDRHHDYDDLRFEHFVAGGVGAFPGLKRAADGDRVGRAFERAVAGMSEQRAGNTQFGALLVLTPLVRAAADGDLSPAGATAVVDETTVTDAADFYRAFEHVDVAVDDPPEGLEPLDVRRGADAVPTLEARDLTLRDVMAESADVDGIAAEYVGGFERSFAAGARLRELDGPVPDRAARVFLELLADEPDTFVATQHDRKTAERTTERAAAALAGETDPATLADELVAEGVNPGTTADLTAAALFVALQEGLDV; from the coding sequence GTGAGTGCGGACCCGCCCGGCCCGCCGCCGCGGCGCGGTGTCGCGGCGAACGCCCAACTCGCGCTCCTGTTGGAGGTGACGGGCACGCCGAAACCCGGCAACGTGGACCGCCACCACGACTACGACGACCTGCGGTTCGAGCACTTCGTGGCCGGCGGCGTGGGCGCGTTCCCCGGCCTGAAGCGGGCCGCCGACGGCGACCGGGTCGGCCGTGCCTTCGAGCGCGCCGTCGCCGGGATGAGCGAGCAACGCGCCGGCAACACCCAGTTCGGCGCGCTACTGGTTCTCACGCCGTTGGTCAGGGCCGCGGCCGACGGCGACCTCTCGCCAGCAGGGGCGACCGCAGTGGTGGACGAAACCACCGTCACCGACGCCGCGGACTTCTACCGCGCCTTCGAGCACGTCGACGTGGCCGTCGACGACCCGCCCGAGGGCCTCGAACCGCTGGACGTGCGCCGCGGCGCGGACGCGGTTCCCACGCTCGAAGCGCGCGACCTGACGCTCCGGGACGTGATGGCCGAGAGTGCCGACGTGGACGGCATCGCGGCCGAGTACGTCGGGGGCTTCGAGCGGAGTTTCGCGGCCGGCGCGCGCCTGCGCGAACTCGACGGCCCCGTGCCCGACCGGGCGGCGCGGGTGTTCCTCGAACTGCTCGCGGACGAACCCGACACCTTCGTCGCTACGCAACACGACCGGAAGACGGCCGAGCGAACGACCGAGCGGGCGGCCGCCGCGCTCGCCGGGGAGACGGACCCGGCGACGCTGGCCGACGAGTTGGTCGCCGAGGGGGTCAACCCGGGTACGACCGCAGACCTTACTGCCGCCGCGCTCTTCGTCGCACTCCAAGAGGGACTCGACGTATGA
- the asd gene encoding aspartate-semialdehyde dehydrogenase — protein MSVRVGVLGATGAVGQRLIQLLDPHRDFEIAALTASDASAGETYRTAAKWRLGTPIPEDVAETTVGPTEPDAVPDDVDLLFSSLPSSVGEAVEPAFLEEGYVVSSNSSNGRTDEDVPLTIPEVNADHLGLIEVQRDERGWDGALVKNPNCSTITMVPPLAALDEAFGLTDVRVSTLQAVSGAGYSGVSSMEIIDNAIPHIGGEEQKMETESRKLLGEFDGAAVDWNDADVAASCNRIPTLDGHLENVWADTAEDVTPEAAAEAMREYPSIDLPSSPDQLIRVFEEPDRPQPRLDRNLDNGMGIATGGLRETADGVQFNCLAHNTLRGAAGASILNGELLLQEGYL, from the coding sequence ATGTCAGTACGTGTCGGCGTTCTCGGTGCGACAGGCGCGGTCGGACAGCGACTCATCCAACTCCTCGACCCACATCGGGACTTCGAAATCGCGGCACTCACCGCCAGCGACGCGAGTGCGGGCGAAACCTACCGGACGGCCGCCAAGTGGCGACTCGGGACGCCCATCCCGGAGGACGTGGCCGAGACGACGGTCGGCCCGACCGAACCCGACGCCGTCCCCGACGACGTGGACCTGTTGTTCTCGTCGCTCCCTTCCAGCGTCGGCGAGGCCGTCGAACCTGCCTTCCTGGAAGAGGGATACGTCGTCTCCTCGAACTCCTCGAACGGGCGGACCGACGAGGACGTGCCGCTCACGATTCCCGAGGTCAACGCCGACCACCTCGGTCTCATCGAAGTCCAACGCGACGAGCGCGGGTGGGACGGCGCGCTCGTGAAGAACCCTAACTGCTCGACCATCACGATGGTCCCGCCGCTGGCCGCACTCGACGAGGCGTTCGGCCTGACCGACGTGCGCGTCTCGACGCTGCAGGCGGTGTCGGGTGCGGGCTACTCGGGCGTCTCCTCGATGGAGATAATCGACAACGCCATCCCGCACATCGGCGGCGAGGAACAGAAGATGGAGACCGAATCGCGGAAACTGCTCGGCGAGTTCGACGGCGCGGCGGTCGACTGGAACGACGCCGACGTGGCCGCCTCGTGTAACCGCATCCCGACGCTCGACGGCCACCTCGAGAACGTCTGGGCGGACACCGCCGAGGACGTGACCCCCGAGGCCGCCGCCGAGGCGATGCGGGAGTATCCGAGCATCGACCTCCCGTCCTCGCCCGACCAACTCATCCGCGTGTTCGAGGAACCCGACCGCCCACAGCCACGTCTCGACCGGAATCTGGACAACGGCATGGGCATCGCTACCGGCGGCCTGCGTGAGACGGCCGACGGCGTGCAGTTCAACTGCCTCGCCCACAACACCCTGCGCGGGGCGGCCGGGGCATCCATCCTCAACGGCGAACTCCTCCTGCAGGAAGGCTACCTCTAG
- a CDS encoding tRNA-dihydrouridine synthase, with translation MSGWGVEFTPRVALASLSGEADASWARAGAPYAGAAFLGGIALDGPTRDAARELVARDRSEFLPEDPVGFVDEQLAALADAPLLPGFNVRTTTLGPLRRVAAVCRQHGAVLELNAHCRQDEMCAVGAGEGLLRDTDRLCEQVRTAASAGATVSVKLRTEVPGVDLPETARRVVDAGADVVHVDAMDSEAVVADVADATDAFLVANNGVRDRETARAYLDYGADAVSVGRPSDDPTVLRRVREATTEWFRRAVA, from the coding sequence ATGAGCGGATGGGGCGTCGAGTTCACCCCCCGTGTCGCCCTCGCCAGCCTCAGCGGGGAGGCGGACGCGTCGTGGGCGCGCGCCGGGGCACCGTACGCCGGTGCCGCGTTCCTCGGCGGCATCGCGCTGGACGGTCCGACCCGAGACGCCGCCCGGGAGTTGGTCGCCCGCGACCGCTCGGAGTTCCTGCCCGAGGACCCCGTCGGGTTCGTCGACGAGCAACTCGCCGCGCTCGCCGACGCCCCGCTCCTGCCGGGGTTCAACGTCCGCACGACGACGCTCGGCCCGCTCCGACGGGTCGCCGCTGTCTGTCGGCAACACGGGGCCGTCCTCGAACTCAACGCGCACTGCCGACAGGACGAGATGTGTGCGGTGGGTGCGGGCGAGGGCCTCCTCCGGGACACCGACCGCCTCTGCGAGCAGGTGCGCACCGCCGCGAGCGCGGGTGCGACGGTGAGCGTCAAGCTTCGAACGGAAGTGCCGGGCGTGGACCTCCCCGAGACGGCGCGCAGGGTCGTCGACGCGGGGGCCGACGTGGTGCACGTCGACGCGATGGACTCGGAGGCCGTCGTCGCCGACGTGGCCGACGCGACGGACGCCTTCCTCGTCGCCAACAACGGCGTCCGTGACCGCGAGACGGCCCGGGCGTATCTCGACTACGGGGCCGACGCCGTAAGCGTCGGCCGCCCGAGCGACGACCCGACGGTCCTCCGCCGCGTTCGCGAGGCGACGACGGAGTGGTTCCGGAGGGCAGTCGCGTGA
- a CDS encoding 30S ribosomal protein S17e has translation MAIKPAYVKKTGRTLLERYPDAFGHDFEHNKDVVVELTNIESKGVRNRIAGYITSKKGAQIPA, from the coding sequence ATGGCTATCAAACCGGCCTACGTCAAAAAGACCGGACGAACCCTGCTCGAACGATATCCCGACGCGTTCGGACACGACTTCGAGCACAACAAGGACGTCGTCGTGGAACTGACCAACATCGAGTCCAAGGGCGTGCGCAACCGCATCGCGGGCTACATCACCAGCAAGAAGGGCGCGCAGATTCCCGCGTAA
- a CDS encoding D-2-hydroxyacid dehydrogenase yields MTDSTDVLVLGQKFHGLDPGAYAATLAERLPDYDVRVARTPERERTLVEGATTVTGVEFSEALLDRAANLELFACAYAGYDHLPLDSMAEAGVAVTTAAGLHGPNVAEQAIGFVLTFARRLQEGWRRQQRREWRAYPTGELAGSTVGIVGLGAIGQAIARRLDGFEVETVGVRHSPEKGGPTDTVLGYGELDEALARADYLLLACPLTDETWGLVGAAELATLSPEAVLVNVARGEVVDTDALVDALRRNQLGGAALDVTDPEPLPSDHPLWTFENVLLTPHNAGFTPNYHDRLADIVGENVERLASGTELRNRVR; encoded by the coding sequence GTGACCGACTCGACCGACGTGCTCGTCCTCGGGCAGAAGTTCCACGGCCTCGACCCGGGGGCGTACGCCGCGACGCTGGCCGAACGGCTCCCGGACTACGACGTTAGGGTCGCCCGGACGCCCGAACGCGAGCGGACGCTCGTCGAAGGCGCGACGACCGTGACGGGCGTCGAGTTCAGCGAGGCGTTGCTCGACAGGGCGGCGAACCTCGAACTGTTCGCCTGTGCCTACGCGGGGTACGACCACCTGCCGCTCGACAGCATGGCCGAGGCGGGCGTCGCCGTGACGACGGCCGCGGGCCTGCACGGGCCGAACGTCGCCGAGCAGGCCATCGGCTTCGTTCTCACGTTCGCGCGACGGTTACAGGAGGGGTGGCGACGGCAACAGCGGCGTGAGTGGCGCGCGTACCCGACCGGCGAACTCGCCGGGAGTACCGTCGGCATCGTCGGACTGGGTGCAATCGGGCAGGCGATTGCCCGACGGCTCGACGGCTTCGAGGTGGAGACGGTGGGCGTACGTCACTCGCCCGAGAAGGGCGGTCCCACCGACACCGTCCTCGGCTACGGCGAGCTAGACGAAGCACTCGCTCGGGCCGACTACCTGCTGTTGGCGTGCCCGCTTACCGACGAGACGTGGGGCCTCGTCGGGGCGGCGGAACTGGCGACGCTGTCTCCGGAGGCCGTCCTCGTCAACGTCGCTCGGGGCGAAGTCGTCGACACCGACGCGCTCGTCGACGCGCTCCGTCGGAACCAACTCGGTGGCGCGGCACTGGACGTGACCGACCCGGAACCGCTCCCCAGCGACCACCCGCTGTGGACCTTCGAGAACGTCCTCCTGACGCCGCACAACGCGGGCTTCACGCCGAACTATCACGACAGGCTCGCCGATATCGTCGGAGAGAACGTCGAGCGGTTGGCGTCCGGGACGGAGCTACGCAACCGCGTCCGCTAG
- the cofD gene encoding 2-phospho-L-lactate transferase, with product MVTYLAGGTGTPKLLRAAPSDATVVANTGDDVELGGLLVCPDVDTVLFLGGGELDRETWWGRADDTDATNAELHRLADAAGLDGGPRYLAPDEQTAGRRLSRWRRFSGVAEFMFIGDRDRAVHLTRTSLLDEGHSLTEVTRTLADAFGVPWDVLPMSDDPVASIVHTPDGPMHFQEFWVARDGEPTVEDVEFRGGADATATDAVLTALADPVVVGPSNPVTSIGPMLAVDGIADALADTPVVAVSPFVGDEVFSGPAAKLMAAVGDEPSTAGVAAAYDFADAFVLDDADDTELDRPVVRTDTTLATAADARRVHAAVEDALEAVE from the coding sequence ATGGTCACGTATCTCGCCGGCGGGACGGGCACGCCGAAACTCCTCCGGGCCGCCCCGTCCGACGCCACCGTCGTCGCCAACACCGGCGACGACGTGGAGTTGGGCGGCCTGTTGGTCTGTCCCGACGTGGACACCGTCCTCTTCCTCGGCGGCGGCGAACTCGACCGCGAGACGTGGTGGGGCCGTGCCGACGACACCGACGCCACCAACGCGGAGCTCCACCGTCTCGCGGACGCGGCCGGCCTCGACGGTGGCCCGCGATACCTCGCACCCGACGAACAGACCGCGGGCCGTCGGCTGTCACGCTGGCGGCGGTTCTCCGGCGTCGCGGAGTTCATGTTCATCGGCGACCGGGACCGTGCGGTCCACCTCACCCGGACGAGCCTTCTAGACGAGGGCCACTCCCTCACCGAAGTCACGCGGACGCTCGCGGACGCGTTCGGCGTCCCGTGGGACGTACTGCCGATGAGCGACGACCCCGTGGCGAGCATCGTCCACACGCCCGACGGGCCGATGCACTTTCAGGAGTTCTGGGTGGCCCGCGACGGTGAACCGACCGTCGAAGACGTGGAGTTTCGCGGTGGTGCGGACGCGACGGCCACCGACGCGGTGCTGACGGCACTCGCCGACCCCGTGGTCGTCGGCCCCTCGAACCCGGTGACGAGCATCGGCCCGATGCTCGCCGTCGACGGCATCGCGGACGCACTGGCGGACACGCCGGTCGTCGCCGTCTCGCCGTTCGTCGGGGACGAGGTGTTCTCCGGCCCCGCGGCGAAACTGATGGCCGCCGTCGGGGACGAGCCGTCGACCGCTGGCGTCGCGGCCGCCTACGACTTCGCCGACGCGTTCGTGCTGGACGACGCGGACGACACCGAACTGGACCGACCGGTGGTCAGAACGGACACGACCCTCGCCACTGCGGCCGACGCCCGGCGGGTCCACGCGGCCGTCGAGGACGCGCTGGAGGCGGTAGAATGA
- a CDS encoding pyridoxamine 5'-phosphate oxidase family protein — protein MRRLTDDEVVDVLQTNAVGVLGLNDDPNPTPYQVPIAFGYDAASDCFAVQLEGDDDSRKKRCLGRDAEVSFTVYEETDADECWRSVVVKGELTEIEYREAEPAFANLAQTAQSTPNPVVWGDSETVTPYKLDIDSWSGREFTLD, from the coding sequence ATGAGACGACTCACGGACGACGAGGTAGTCGATGTCCTCCAAACGAACGCAGTCGGGGTGTTGGGGTTGAACGACGACCCCAACCCGACGCCGTATCAGGTCCCCATCGCGTTCGGGTACGACGCTGCCAGTGACTGTTTCGCCGTCCAACTCGAAGGCGACGACGACAGCCGGAAGAAGCGATGTCTCGGACGCGACGCCGAGGTGAGCTTCACCGTCTACGAGGAGACTGACGCCGACGAGTGCTGGCGGAGCGTCGTCGTCAAAGGAGAGTTGACCGAAATCGAGTATCGGGAGGCGGAACCGGCCTTCGCCAACCTCGCACAGACTGCGCAGTCGACACCGAACCCCGTCGTCTGGGGCGACTCGGAGACGGTCACGCCGTACAAACTAGACATCGACTCTTGGAGCGGCCGGGAGTTCACGCTCGACTGA
- a CDS encoding bacteriohemerythrin, protein MAPSSQEAFAEWDNDRYSVGIERFDEQHQRLFGLLNDLHTAMDEGHSDEKVGDILRELERYTDYHFGDEEEFMQDCGYAMDCSDCFFNHREMHDEFAERVTDLREKHENGQYITMEVLTFVRDWLDSHIAASDVDQNYGEYYEEEVEDYEYNPGGLRPNRGGDRTDTADTDDQHEQEFDLTVESEVHAGGDRSIPEGPLADWFKSLAEIHGERTAVRVPEGGRYTERSFDTLYERAREVAGGLLSDAFRPGDRVAIVAESGYDWSVVEIACQIAGLVSVPIYPSLDSEQTRAAMSSADVDGIVCETETPGEIQNAAGTVVHIADLPTADPRALPGFEADDDDVATIVFDASSPDEQSAIALTHENLLAAVGSIRAALPLDPGATGAFPLPFAHVFPRVTAYYLWSTGGSVTHVDPGGLTDGLAALQPDVVVGTPRIYQQLYGTLQDRIGDLGWMKRKLAGRVASYGRGIVSGRGTPFKYSAANRLVFKPLREETGLANVTYALSGAGHLDEHLVHFLRGFGVPVSELHGPVEASGVGTLNPADAYEPGTAGRPLPGTEFALSADGDVLVRGPTVMAGYLDDDATARAIRDGWLLTGDTGAFDEDGRLHLDREE, encoded by the coding sequence ATGGCCCCATCGTCGCAGGAAGCGTTCGCGGAATGGGACAACGACAGATACAGCGTGGGAATCGAACGGTTCGACGAGCAACACCAGCGGCTGTTCGGCCTGCTGAACGACCTCCACACGGCCATGGACGAGGGACACTCCGACGAAAAGGTCGGTGACATCCTCCGGGAACTGGAGCGATACACCGACTACCACTTCGGAGACGAGGAAGAGTTCATGCAAGACTGTGGGTACGCGATGGACTGCTCGGACTGCTTTTTCAACCACCGCGAGATGCACGACGAGTTCGCCGAGCGGGTGACCGACCTCCGGGAGAAACACGAGAACGGCCAGTACATCACGATGGAAGTGCTGACCTTCGTCCGTGACTGGCTGGACTCCCACATCGCCGCCAGCGACGTCGACCAGAACTACGGCGAGTACTACGAGGAAGAAGTCGAGGACTACGAGTACAACCCCGGCGGCTTGCGGCCGAACCGAGGCGGCGACCGGACCGATACCGCCGACACCGACGACCAGCACGAGCAGGAGTTCGACCTGACCGTCGAGAGCGAGGTGCACGCGGGTGGCGACCGCTCGATACCGGAGGGGCCGCTCGCGGACTGGTTCAAGAGCCTCGCCGAAATACACGGGGAGCGGACGGCCGTCCGGGTCCCCGAGGGCGGACGCTACACCGAGCGGAGTTTCGATACCCTCTATGAACGAGCGCGAGAGGTCGCGGGCGGCCTGCTCAGTGACGCGTTCCGACCCGGCGACAGGGTCGCCATCGTCGCCGAGAGCGGGTACGACTGGTCCGTCGTCGAGATAGCGTGTCAGATTGCGGGCCTCGTCTCCGTCCCCATCTATCCGTCGCTGGACAGCGAACAGACGCGTGCAGCCATGTCGAGCGCGGACGTGGACGGTATCGTCTGCGAGACGGAGACGCCCGGCGAGATTCAGAACGCGGCCGGCACGGTGGTCCACATCGCGGACCTGCCGACGGCCGACCCCCGGGCACTCCCCGGCTTCGAGGCGGACGACGACGACGTAGCGACGATCGTGTTCGACGCCAGCAGTCCGGACGAGCAGTCGGCCATCGCGCTCACGCACGAGAACCTGCTCGCGGCCGTCGGGTCGATACGTGCGGCCCTCCCGCTCGACCCGGGAGCGACAGGTGCCTTCCCGCTTCCGTTCGCACACGTGTTCCCCCGCGTCACGGCGTACTACCTCTGGTCGACCGGCGGGTCGGTCACGCACGTCGACCCCGGCGGCCTGACCGACGGACTCGCCGCACTCCAGCCGGACGTCGTCGTCGGCACCCCGCGCATCTACCAGCAACTGTACGGTACGCTACAGGACCGTATCGGTGACCTCGGGTGGATGAAGCGGAAACTCGCCGGCCGCGTCGCCAGTTACGGCCGCGGCATCGTCTCCGGGCGGGGCACCCCGTTCAAGTACTCCGCCGCGAACCGCCTCGTTTTCAAGCCGCTTCGCGAGGAAACCGGGCTGGCGAACGTGACGTACGCGCTCTCGGGTGCCGGCCACCTCGACGAACACCTCGTCCACTTCCTCCGGGGCTTCGGCGTCCCCGTGAGCGAACTCCACGGGCCGGTGGAGGCCAGCGGCGTCGGGACGCTGAACCCCGCCGACGCCTACGAGCCGGGAACTGCCGGGAGGCCGCTCCCGGGGACGGAGTTCGCACTCTCGGCCGACGGCGACGTGCTGGTCCGTGGTCCCACCGTGATGGCGGGCTATCTGGACGACGACGCGACCGCTCGGGCGATTCGTGACGGGTGGTTACTGACCGGCGACACCGGGGCGTTCGACGAGGACGGCCGTCTCCACCTCGACCGAGAGGAGTGA
- a CDS encoding DUF447 domain-containing protein — MSDWPVEIAGVVESVVTTRGPNDRWNVAALGLQEPDGDGPVTARTWGRTRTWRNFRERGGGYVQFTRDPVDFAEAALSIREEDDPVLDSTDAWTRVEVTRLDSGADGGTQWVDWALDPVETTVRAETVPRTNRGYYAVVEATVAASRLDVPAYDRERLLDRLAYFEDVARRCGDDRIQAAFDRVRDLTDADW; from the coding sequence ATGTCTGACTGGCCCGTCGAAATCGCCGGCGTCGTCGAGTCCGTCGTGACGACGCGCGGCCCGAACGACCGCTGGAACGTCGCCGCACTCGGCCTGCAGGAACCCGACGGTGACGGGCCGGTGACGGCCCGGACGTGGGGGCGCACGCGGACGTGGCGCAACTTCCGTGAGCGGGGCGGTGGCTACGTCCAGTTCACCCGCGACCCGGTAGACTTCGCCGAGGCCGCCCTCTCGATTCGGGAGGAGGACGACCCGGTTCTCGATAGCACCGACGCGTGGACACGCGTCGAGGTAACGCGACTGGACTCGGGGGCCGACGGCGGGACGCAGTGGGTCGACTGGGCACTCGACCCCGTGGAGACGACGGTCCGCGCGGAGACGGTGCCGAGGACCAACCGCGGCTACTACGCCGTCGTGGAGGCGACGGTGGCGGCCTCGCGGCTGGACGTGCCCGCGTACGACCGCGAGCGACTGCTCGACAGACTGGCGTACTTCGAGGACGTGGCGCGTCGCTGTGGCGACGACCGCATACAGGCGGCGTTCGACCGCGTACGGGACCTCACCGACGCCGACTGGTGA
- a CDS encoding VOC family protein, which produces MDIIHVCMNVSDADESADWYVENLDFERTWEFTTPDGETDNVYVAGGNGIEIQLSDTDGEDDFESGDAWDHLAVSVEDTDAAFDRIDNHGVVQEPADNVEAGARTAFIEDPDGHVVELVGPIED; this is translated from the coding sequence ATGGACATCATCCACGTCTGTATGAACGTCTCGGACGCCGACGAGAGCGCCGACTGGTACGTCGAGAACCTCGACTTCGAGCGCACGTGGGAGTTTACCACGCCGGACGGCGAGACGGACAACGTCTACGTCGCGGGCGGGAACGGCATCGAGATTCAGCTCTCGGACACCGACGGTGAGGACGACTTCGAGAGCGGCGACGCGTGGGACCACCTCGCCGTCTCCGTCGAGGACACCGACGCGGCTTTCGACCGTATCGACAACCACGGCGTCGTCCAGGAACCGGCGGACAACGTCGAAGCCGGTGCCCGGACCGCCTTCATCGAGGACCCGGACGGCCACGTCGTCGAACTCGTCGGCCCCATCGAGGACTAG